The following are from one region of the Aquirufa lenticrescens genome:
- a CDS encoding DUF5777 family beta-barrel protein, with product MKKLLLLLFCSSPLFAQDDLLDMLEKEDAKKTTFTQATFKGTRLINGQTVETLAKQHLNFWISHRFGSINSGFIDNFLGLDEAKIRLGLEYSLTDKWLLGAGRSTIEKTYDIYSKYKVLAQSNKMPVTVTLYGGMTTNTMPSGYTTSSGNVMRYQNNLQRQSYFGQLLIARKFSDKLSLQLMPTVLHNNKSESIYLDNNLLSMGFGGRYKLTNRLSVSAEYYKNIVDKEDYEEGSGVAYPYQDSFSVGFDIETGGHVFQLHLTNSRGMTEKHFIGQTLGTWGAGDIFYGFNMARTFSLEPKKK from the coding sequence ATGAAAAAACTACTCTTACTTCTTTTTTGTAGCAGTCCACTTTTTGCCCAGGATGATCTTCTCGATATGCTGGAGAAAGAGGATGCGAAGAAAACGACCTTCACCCAGGCCACTTTCAAAGGTACACGTCTGATTAATGGTCAAACGGTGGAAACACTTGCGAAGCAACATCTGAATTTTTGGATCTCTCACCGTTTTGGATCTATTAACTCTGGATTCATTGATAATTTTTTAGGTTTAGATGAGGCCAAAATCCGTTTAGGCCTAGAATATTCGTTAACTGACAAATGGCTTTTAGGAGCTGGGCGCTCGACTATCGAGAAGACTTACGACATCTATTCCAAGTACAAGGTGTTAGCTCAATCGAATAAAATGCCTGTTACCGTTACCCTATATGGAGGGATGACGACTAATACGATGCCTAGCGGCTACACAACTTCTAGCGGAAATGTGATGCGCTACCAAAATAATTTGCAACGCCAGTCCTACTTTGGCCAACTACTCATTGCCCGCAAATTTAGCGACAAACTTTCGCTGCAATTGATGCCCACAGTTTTGCATAACAACAAATCAGAATCCATCTACTTAGATAATAATTTGTTATCGATGGGTTTTGGGGGTCGATATAAACTCACAAATCGCCTGAGCGTTTCGGCAGAATATTATAAAAATATCGTGGACAAAGAGGATTATGAGGAAGGCTCAGGCGTAGCTTATCCTTACCAAGATTCCTTTTCTGTCGGTTTTGATATCGAGACAGGCGGACACGTTTTTCAATTGCATTTGACGAACTCTCGCGGAATGACCGAGAAACATTTTATAGGCCAAACCCTAGGCACCTGGGGCGCAGGCGATATCTTTTATGGCTTTAATATGGCCCGTACTTTCAGTTTAGAACCTAAGAAAAAATGA
- a CDS encoding Rieske (2Fe-2S) protein, translated as MENKIKRHEFLKSLGLKGASLLAVYCGASALSSCTNESVSPASSVDFTLDLTNTTYSKLNTVGNYVIANGIVVARVSSTTFAAVTQVCSHENKANVIYSGGGFYCTQHGATFSTTGAGTNANGSKGIKAYQTTLSGTNLRVFS; from the coding sequence ATGGAAAATAAAATCAAACGCCACGAATTCTTAAAATCATTAGGCTTAAAAGGTGCCTCTCTTTTAGCTGTTTATTGCGGTGCATCCGCCCTTTCTTCTTGCACAAATGAATCTGTTTCACCAGCCAGTAGCGTGGACTTCACTTTAGATTTAACGAATACAACCTACAGTAAATTAAATACCGTAGGGAATTATGTGATTGCGAATGGCATAGTCGTAGCGCGCGTTTCAAGCACCACTTTCGCAGCAGTAACCCAAGTTTGTTCACACGAAAACAAAGCAAATGTTATTTATAGCGGCGGAGGATTTTATTGCACGCAACATGGAGCCACTTTTTCTACTACAGGCGCTGGAACAAATGCCAATGGTAGCAAAGGAATCAAAGCCTACCAAACGACCTTATCTGGAACTAACCTTCGCGTATTCTCCTAA
- a CDS encoding DUF4956 domain-containing protein, protein MLETFLIRYALNLLFTFIVVRFIYYPKYRNNDFVFTFFLFNTILFVLCYLLAEADLKFGFAFGLFALFSMFRYRTVTVPIGEMGYFFLVVTLGIINSLASLVNIEMLLVANSVLVAMTFLLGRTLSLTHENYQTLNYDNLGLIKPAERTELLKDLTERTGYPIHKVQVVKVDYQRGIAQLRVFYFSKENESGSLDLDA, encoded by the coding sequence ATGCTAGAAACCTTTTTGATTCGTTACGCCCTAAATTTATTGTTTACATTCATCGTGGTGCGTTTTATTTATTATCCTAAATACCGGAATAACGACTTCGTTTTCACCTTTTTCTTGTTTAATACCATTCTTTTTGTGCTGTGTTATCTTTTAGCGGAGGCTGATTTGAAGTTTGGTTTTGCCTTTGGGTTATTTGCTCTTTTTTCGATGTTTCGCTACCGCACAGTGACGGTGCCTATCGGTGAAATGGGCTATTTTTTCTTAGTGGTGACGCTGGGAATTATTAACTCTTTGGCCTCTTTAGTGAACATTGAGATGCTTTTAGTAGCGAATTCGGTGTTAGTGGCGATGACTTTTTTATTAGGTCGTACTTTGTCTCTGACGCATGAGAATTACCAAACTTTGAATTACGATAACCTGGGTTTAATTAAACCAGCGGAACGCACTGAATTATTAAAAGATTTAACGGAGCGCACGGGATATCCCATTCACAAAGTACAGGTTGTTAAGGTTGATTATCAACGTGGAATCGCGCAATTAAGGGTGTTTTATTTCTCCAAAGAAAATGAGTCCGGATCCCTTGATTTAGATGCATAA
- a CDS encoding YceI family protein, with amino-acid sequence MKKIFLLALLFIAFQSKAQLFMTTNGEVSFFSKTPMEDIDAVNKSVSSIINTATNEVAVQMRITNFVFPNKLMQEHFNENYLESEKFPSATFKGKIKESVDLTVAGTYPITASGSATIHGITRPIELKGTIVSTGTTLALTCQFEVKLVDYKVDIPKIVFAKIAEVIKISSRMNYTKK; translated from the coding sequence ATGAAAAAAATATTTCTTTTAGCCTTGCTATTTATTGCATTCCAATCCAAAGCGCAATTATTTATGACTACGAATGGGGAGGTCTCCTTTTTCTCCAAAACTCCGATGGAGGATATCGATGCCGTCAATAAATCCGTTTCCAGCATCATCAATACGGCGACGAACGAAGTAGCAGTTCAAATGCGCATCACGAATTTCGTCTTCCCTAATAAATTGATGCAGGAGCACTTTAACGAGAATTATTTGGAAAGTGAAAAATTCCCATCAGCGACCTTTAAAGGAAAAATCAAGGAATCAGTAGACCTAACTGTAGCCGGAACCTACCCTATCACCGCATCTGGATCAGCTACCATTCACGGGATTACACGTCCCATCGAATTGAAAGGAACGATTGTTTCTACGGGGACAACACTTGCCTTAACTTGTCAGTTTGAGGTGAAATTAGTGGATTACAAAGTAGATATCCCTAAGATTGTGTTTGCCAAAATCGCAGAGGTCATCAAAATCTCTTCTAGAATGAACTACACGAAGAAATGA
- a CDS encoding bile acid:sodium symporter family protein, with protein MKGLLFTFSIIAAVILTLIFPEPFLGFGELKFKIFIIPLLQLIMFGMGSTMKMSDFAEVLRSPKAVVLGVFFQFTIMPFVGWGLTKVFQFPSEIAAGIILVGCMPCGLASNVMSYLAKANVALSLTLTSIATILAPLLTPLLMKNLAGQLIEIDLWAMVWEISKLIIIPITVGVLYNRLLGSRFQWFEKALPTISMWSVGAIVVIITANGRNALVAVGPLLVLVCLLHNLFGFILGYWGGRLSQLPEKDCRTIAIEVGLQNAGLASGLAMAMGKVGTLGLPAAIFGPVMNINGSALANYWKGK; from the coding sequence ATGAAAGGCTTATTATTCACCTTCAGCATCATTGCCGCTGTCATTTTAACCCTTATTTTCCCTGAACCCTTCCTTGGTTTTGGTGAGCTGAAATTCAAAATCTTTATTATTCCACTCTTACAACTCATCATGTTTGGCATGGGTTCAACGATGAAGATGAGTGACTTTGCCGAGGTATTACGCTCACCTAAGGCAGTAGTTTTAGGTGTCTTTTTTCAATTTACCATTATGCCCTTCGTGGGCTGGGGCCTCACAAAGGTATTTCAATTCCCGTCAGAAATCGCGGCAGGTATTATTTTAGTGGGTTGCATGCCTTGTGGTTTAGCCTCTAACGTGATGTCTTATCTTGCCAAAGCCAATGTAGCTCTCTCCCTCACCTTAACATCCATTGCCACCATCTTAGCACCATTACTTACACCTTTGCTAATGAAAAATCTTGCAGGGCAATTAATTGAGATCGATTTATGGGCGATGGTTTGGGAAATCAGCAAACTAATCATCATCCCCATTACAGTAGGTGTCCTGTATAATCGATTACTGGGATCTCGCTTTCAATGGTTTGAAAAAGCATTACCCACCATTTCGATGTGGAGTGTAGGAGCGATAGTAGTTATTATTACGGCAAATGGTAGAAACGCCTTGGTGGCGGTGGGCCCCTTATTAGTTTTGGTTTGTTTACTGCATAACCTCTTCGGGTTTATTTTAGGTTACTGGGGCGGACGTTTAAGTCAGTTGCCCGAAAAAGATTGTCGTACCATTGCCATCGAAGTAGGACTCCAAAACGCCGGATTAGCCTCAGGCCTTGCCATGGCGATGGGAAAAGTGGGAACGCTGGGATTGCCGGCAGCAATTTTTGGCCCAGTCATGAATATCAATGGTTCCGCGCTGGCGAATTATTGGAAGGGGAAATAA
- a CDS encoding c-type cytochrome, translating to MKRVGIFAVLLLALSCLNDKNQPNPVTTGGDTNAGTVLNPSTPAANCSPDTVYFQQTILPLITSNCAMSGCHDAISHKEGVILTDYAHIRAYSSATNPTASSLYRSVVNGYMPPKAPWLATQKATLLKWMQQGAKNNSCVASAANCDTTVVSFSATVFPILKTNCTGCHSGTSPSAGIDLNSYAAVKVQAANSSLVGSITHTIGYIPMPSRTAYLSNCEISQIKAWVKEGTLNN from the coding sequence ATGAAAAGAGTAGGGATATTCGCGGTCTTACTTTTGGCATTGTCTTGTTTAAATGACAAAAACCAACCAAACCCTGTTACAACAGGGGGAGATACGAATGCAGGAACTGTTCTGAATCCCAGTACGCCAGCTGCTAACTGCAGTCCAGATACCGTTTATTTCCAACAAACCATTCTTCCGCTGATCACTTCAAATTGTGCCATGAGTGGCTGCCATGATGCTATTTCTCACAAAGAAGGAGTGATTCTAACCGATTATGCACACATTAGAGCCTATAGCTCTGCCACTAATCCGACCGCGAGTAGTCTTTATCGAAGTGTGGTTAATGGCTATATGCCACCTAAAGCACCTTGGCTTGCCACCCAAAAAGCGACTCTTCTAAAATGGATGCAGCAAGGGGCAAAAAACAATTCTTGTGTGGCATCGGCAGCTAATTGTGATACGACAGTTGTTTCATTCAGTGCTACCGTTTTTCCTATTTTGAAAACAAATTGTACCGGTTGCCATAGTGGAACCAGCCCTTCAGCAGGTATCGATTTGAATTCATATGCCGCAGTTAAGGTTCAGGCAGCTAATAGTAGCCTTGTGGGCTCCATTACCCATACAATTGGATATATACCCATGCCTTCCAGAACAGCCTATTTAAGTAACTGCGAAATTAGCCAGATAAAGGCCTGGGTGAAAGAGGGTACGTTGAACAATTAA
- a CDS encoding gliding motility-associated C-terminal domain-containing protein: MRKLFLYLFLFIQFAALAQSSCPAPIISGNTANSRWRVIGSEVKTFNANSWIQSPATLTQTTRQYKLEVKGTYGIENSINHLDAAYQSPLSTQVIGTGTPSLITNGSNKWLLNNAVPPAPSNNSDYRSDHIYEYYLGVGDGSAKYYYSYADPNPGDNSGSLEFTLSYNSGLAQICTGGSAILTTAATSGTIEWFKDGVSINQSTQSITVTTPGIYTSKTTIGGCTSPASNPIEVRFLPDPSVTLSAVADISSNAESFALPYTNKVQGTDTYSIYAGANALNGFDEVLNAPITTSPMAITIPYGQVGTFDFNLVVKNSQANCISAQIPFTVTIYLAPPTGLNYSTPNKFVVNRPVTLTPTFIGRIDNFTINPTSLPPGLIFNNLTGQITGTPTQTTSTQTYTVSGSNSTGTPTTATFTIQIVIPPPTISITTGSEYVFTQYTAISPISPSVTGSGVTYDLQGTLPAGLSFDYSNGTISGNPQVPMPRTRYVIIATNSTGPAQSEIFITVRIAAPTNLAYVVPSRFYTGTTITPITPTNSGGVISTYTIDRPLPTGLTLNPNTGVISGTPTAITAATAYVITGTNSTSSTSTTINFDVVIPPPSNLSYPGPFQFYQFVPITPMVPTVTGQVDSYTIVPVNLPTGLTFNTTTGVISGTPTALSDPTLYTITAINTTGQVVATTSFSVVIPPPTNLSYQTPWIFTEGAAIPTLSPTVTGAVSRYTITTLPPGLSINATTGLINGTPTAAMPQAIYTVTAENSTGFTTFDIDITVRIAAPSGLSYFTPNIFEERVPIPDLLPTVSGVVANYTVNPTLPAGLGIDPATGRISGTPSLANPATNYTITASNSTGSTGATTNITVLIARPQISYTTPNVYYETVAITPLVPNKNGTVVNSFAISPGLPTGLNFDTSTGIISGASTVQIPRTTFTITGTNSTNTGSTTVDITVTIPPPTNLTYVNPPTYFTGTAISTLSPTVTGFVASYSIDKQLPDGLNFDTSTGIISGTPTQAIPTTIFTITATNVAGSSSYALPITVLIPAPSGLSYNSPNVYEEGVDIAPLNPTVTGYVASYIVSPALPAGLILDATTGRIFGIPTLAKPTSTYVITATNTTGSTSTNVVITVLIARPRNLVYATPKVLYQNFLIPDIAPSVSGTVTTYSIDRTLPAGLAFSSTTGIISGTPTALSSMQTYVITARNSTGSATASIDISVVIAPPSNLAYFSPTRLIQDSTLAPVRPTYSGLATAFTIDKPLPLGLTFNNATGEVTGKPSVFTGLIRYIVTASNSTGSTSAPLDLEVLIAQPKNLSYATPVIYEEEVPITPLNPRVTGKVDLYTIDKALPDGLTLNPITGVISGTPTKAVPLTIYWVTATNTTGTARARFIITVLIARPRISYPEPVLGSQINPVYTGVDLFIAGQTNPPLIPVTKGVIASISVNKPLPAGLVFDPVTGIISGTPTALRPPTTYVVTITNSTASTTDTIRIAAVVPRPSSLSYTTPQTYIEKIKISPLNPSVQGIPTLYTVDKPLPAGLTLNPSTGSITGTPTKAQDFTDYVITATNSTGYDTFTISIKVLIAFPEIKYPLPGVFRQGVPVNFKPTLVGIADVFTIDSLLPAGLNFDAKTGLISGTPTWPAKPRTYIITATNSTGPGIDSTTITVLEDVNYDTDKDGYTDIVEIGGDRNNPVDTDKDGLPDYNDLDSDGDEIKDEWENDLNYGGLPDCDHDGVDNRIDPDACDPVAFQGISPNGDGKNDYLVIPGVMRTTPNTLTVYDRVGNIVFETKDYGNNWGGETNLGNPLLAGDGLLPDGVYFYILDYNGVRPRVSTYIYINRLKK; this comes from the coding sequence ATGAGAAAATTATTTCTCTACTTGTTTCTGTTTATTCAATTCGCGGCACTAGCTCAGTCTAGTTGTCCTGCTCCGATCATTTCGGGTAACACTGCGAATTCCAGATGGCGCGTAATAGGTAGCGAAGTAAAGACATTTAATGCTAATTCTTGGATTCAATCACCCGCTACCCTTACCCAAACTACAAGACAATACAAATTAGAGGTAAAAGGGACCTATGGCATAGAAAATAGCATCAATCACCTTGATGCTGCCTACCAAAGTCCCCTTTCAACACAAGTAATAGGTACTGGAACGCCTTCGCTGATTACGAACGGAAGCAATAAATGGTTATTAAATAATGCAGTCCCACCTGCTCCAAGCAACAATTCCGATTACCGAAGTGATCATATTTATGAATATTATCTCGGCGTAGGAGATGGTTCAGCTAAATATTACTACTCCTATGCAGACCCAAACCCAGGTGACAACAGCGGTTCACTAGAATTTACGCTTTCTTATAATTCAGGTTTAGCTCAAATATGCACAGGTGGATCAGCCATCTTAACTACAGCCGCCACCTCAGGAACGATTGAATGGTTTAAAGATGGCGTTAGTATTAACCAATCAACGCAAAGTATTACCGTCACAACACCGGGAATTTATACCTCTAAAACGACTATTGGAGGATGTACAAGTCCGGCTAGTAATCCCATTGAAGTACGATTTCTTCCAGACCCTTCTGTTACTCTAAGTGCGGTTGCAGATATTTCTTCTAATGCCGAAAGCTTTGCATTACCCTATACTAATAAAGTCCAAGGAACAGACACCTACTCCATTTATGCAGGGGCTAATGCATTAAATGGGTTTGATGAAGTACTGAATGCCCCTATTACAACTTCACCTATGGCTATCACTATACCTTATGGGCAGGTGGGTACATTTGATTTTAATTTAGTTGTAAAAAACTCCCAAGCGAATTGCATCTCTGCACAGATCCCCTTTACCGTTACGATTTATTTAGCCCCTCCTACCGGCTTAAATTATAGCACCCCTAATAAATTTGTGGTGAATCGTCCTGTTACATTAACTCCTACCTTCATAGGCCGCATTGATAATTTTACTATCAATCCTACCTCCCTTCCTCCCGGGTTGATTTTTAATAATTTAACCGGACAAATCACAGGCACCCCTACACAAACAACCAGCACCCAGACCTACACCGTTTCAGGAAGCAATAGCACTGGAACTCCAACTACGGCTACATTTACTATTCAAATAGTTATTCCGCCACCCACCATTTCAATAACCACTGGCTCTGAATATGTATTTACACAATACACTGCCATTTCTCCTATTTCCCCATCGGTTACAGGTAGTGGTGTAACCTATGATTTACAGGGTACATTGCCAGCAGGTCTTTCTTTTGATTACAGCAATGGAACTATCAGTGGCAACCCACAGGTGCCTATGCCACGAACTAGGTATGTCATCATAGCAACTAACTCAACGGGACCTGCTCAATCAGAAATTTTTATAACGGTTCGTATCGCTGCTCCTACGAATTTAGCCTATGTTGTTCCCTCTCGTTTTTACACAGGAACTACCATAACGCCTATTACACCTACTAATTCAGGTGGAGTCATTTCAACGTACACGATTGACCGACCTTTACCTACCGGATTAACTTTAAATCCGAACACAGGAGTAATTTCAGGGACTCCCACTGCCATCACTGCTGCTACTGCTTACGTAATTACGGGGACAAATTCAACGAGTTCCACCAGTACAACCATTAACTTTGATGTGGTTATACCTCCTCCATCTAATTTAAGTTATCCCGGTCCTTTCCAATTTTATCAATTTGTACCTATTACTCCTATGGTACCCACGGTAACAGGACAGGTAGATTCCTATACCATCGTACCCGTCAATTTACCTACTGGTTTAACATTCAATACAACTACAGGAGTCATAAGTGGGACACCTACGGCTTTAAGCGATCCTACACTGTATACCATTACGGCCATCAATACCACAGGACAAGTAGTCGCCACGACGAGTTTTTCTGTCGTCATTCCTCCTCCTACTAATTTATCTTACCAAACACCTTGGATCTTTACAGAGGGGGCAGCCATTCCTACTTTGTCGCCTACGGTGACCGGAGCTGTATCACGTTACACAATCACTACTTTACCACCAGGGTTGAGTATCAATGCGACAACAGGTTTAATCAATGGCACACCTACAGCAGCTATGCCACAAGCGATTTATACCGTTACAGCTGAGAACAGTACCGGATTTACCACCTTTGACATCGACATAACTGTTCGAATAGCTGCACCGTCTGGATTGTCTTATTTTACTCCAAATATTTTTGAAGAGCGAGTTCCTATTCCAGATTTATTACCGACGGTCAGTGGTGTGGTGGCAAACTATACGGTAAACCCCACTTTACCTGCGGGATTAGGCATCGATCCTGCCACGGGGAGAATCTCGGGCACACCTTCTTTGGCAAATCCGGCCACAAATTATACGATTACTGCTTCTAATTCCACCGGAAGCACTGGGGCCACCACGAACATCACCGTCCTCATCGCCCGGCCACAAATTTCCTATACCACACCTAATGTGTATTATGAGACAGTGGCGATTACTCCATTAGTTCCTAACAAAAACGGAACGGTTGTTAATTCATTTGCGATCAGTCCGGGCTTACCTACTGGATTGAATTTTGACACCAGCACTGGTATTATTTCAGGGGCATCTACCGTCCAAATCCCTAGAACTACATTCACCATTACGGGAACGAATTCGACGAATACAGGCTCAACTACTGTAGATATTACGGTAACCATTCCGCCGCCTACGAATCTAACGTACGTGAACCCGCCTACCTATTTTACCGGTACAGCTATTAGTACCTTAAGTCCTACGGTGACGGGGTTTGTAGCTTCTTATTCGATCGATAAACAACTTCCTGATGGACTCAATTTTGATACGAGTACGGGAATAATTTCCGGAACACCTACGCAGGCCATCCCTACTACCATTTTTACAATAACCGCTACAAACGTAGCAGGATCAAGCTCATATGCTCTTCCTATCACGGTATTGATTCCAGCTCCGTCCGGCCTATCCTATAATTCTCCTAATGTTTACGAAGAAGGGGTTGATATCGCACCGCTGAATCCTACCGTAACAGGTTATGTTGCGTCTTATATCGTATCTCCGGCGCTGCCTGCCGGTTTGATTTTAGATGCTACGACGGGACGGATTTTTGGGATACCTACTTTAGCCAAACCGACCTCAACCTATGTGATTACCGCGACGAATACAACGGGATCTACCTCAACGAATGTAGTGATAACGGTACTAATTGCGCGGCCTCGAAATCTGGTATATGCTACGCCTAAGGTCTTGTACCAAAACTTTCTTATCCCAGATATCGCTCCATCGGTTTCAGGAACAGTGACGACCTATTCCATCGACCGAACTCTGCCGGCTGGACTCGCCTTTAGTTCAACTACAGGCATTATCAGTGGAACGCCTACGGCTTTAAGTTCGATGCAGACCTATGTAATCACGGCTAGAAATAGCACGGGTTCGGCGACGGCGAGTATTGACATTTCGGTGGTGATTGCTCCTCCTTCTAATTTGGCCTACTTCAGTCCCACTCGATTAATACAAGATAGTACGTTAGCACCGGTTAGACCGACCTATTCCGGTTTAGCGACTGCCTTTACGATAGACAAACCTTTGCCTTTAGGGCTCACATTCAACAATGCGACGGGAGAAGTTACGGGTAAACCGAGCGTCTTCACGGGACTTATACGCTATATCGTAACGGCCTCCAATTCGACGGGGTCTACCTCTGCACCTTTGGACTTAGAAGTATTAATAGCTCAACCTAAAAATCTTTCCTACGCCACTCCTGTCATTTATGAGGAAGAAGTGCCTATCACTCCATTAAACCCGAGGGTAACAGGAAAAGTAGATTTATATACCATCGACAAAGCATTGCCGGATGGTTTGACACTTAATCCAATCACAGGAGTCATTTCAGGCACCCCTACAAAAGCCGTTCCTTTAACCATTTATTGGGTGACGGCTACGAATACGACAGGTACGGCGAGAGCCCGCTTCATCATCACCGTTTTGATCGCAAGACCACGTATTAGCTATCCGGAGCCTGTGCTAGGATCGCAAATTAACCCAGTTTATACGGGGGTCGATTTATTTATTGCAGGGCAAACAAATCCGCCATTAATCCCAGTTACAAAAGGAGTTATCGCTAGCATTAGTGTCAACAAACCTCTTCCTGCTGGATTAGTATTCGATCCGGTAACCGGAATCATATCAGGGACTCCTACAGCTTTAAGACCGCCTACTACCTATGTAGTCACTATTACCAATAGCACAGCCTCCACGACCGATACGATTCGAATTGCTGCGGTGGTTCCTCGTCCGAGCAGCTTGAGTTATACGACTCCTCAGACCTATATTGAGAAGATTAAAATCAGTCCTTTAAACCCAAGTGTTCAAGGAATTCCTACTCTGTATACGGTGGACAAACCATTGCCGGCAGGCTTAACATTGAATCCTAGCACTGGATCCATTACGGGAACACCTACGAAAGCACAAGATTTTACGGATTATGTGATTACGGCCACGAATTCAACGGGATACGACACATTTACTATTTCCATTAAAGTCCTCATTGCTTTTCCAGAAATTAAATACCCCTTACCAGGTGTATTCAGACAAGGAGTACCGGTGAATTTCAAGCCTACATTGGTGGGGATTGCAGATGTCTTTACCATTGATTCGTTATTGCCGGCTGGGCTCAATTTTGACGCGAAAACGGGTCTCATTTCTGGCACGCCTACGTGGCCAGCCAAACCGAGAACTTATATAATCACGGCTACCAATTCTACTGGTCCGGGCATAGATAGCACGACCATCACCGTATTAGAAGACGTGAATTATGACACGGATAAAGATGGCTACACGGATATCGTGGAGATTGGTGGTGATCGAAATAATCCAGTGGATACGGATAAGGATGGACTTCCTGATTACAATGATTTGGATTCCGATGGGGATGAAATCAAAGACGAATGGGAAAATGATTTGAATTATGGCGGTCTTCCAGATTGCGATCACGATGGGGTGGATAACCGAATCGATCCAGATGCTTGTGACCCGGTTGCCTTCCAGGGGATTTCACCTAATGGAGATGGAAAAAACGATTATTTAGTCATTCCAGGCGTGATGCGTACTACGCCTAATACCTTAACGGTGTATGACCGAGTTGGCAATATCGTGTTTGAAACCAAGGATTATGGCAATAATTGGGGAGGGGAAACAAACCTTGGAAACCCACTTTTAGCAGGAGATGGACTATTACCTGACGGCGTATATTTCTATATTTTAGACTATAATGGCGTGAGACCTCGGGTTTCTACTTATATTTACATCAATCGTTTGAAGAAATAA